CCATGCTCATGGATGCCCCGGCAGTGGAGAGATACCCTTTGGCGAACACTTCGTACAGATGCAGGTCAAAATGGACTTTGCTCTGGTCAGGTTCGTCCTCGGCGCAGTCGTTGGCACCGGTGCGGATGGAATCGCCGAAGTCGTAGGCCGAAAGCCCCGGCATCACGGTGTCGAGGTCAATGACGCAGATGCCTTTTCCGGTAGCGGCATCGATGAGGACATTGTTGATCTTGGTGTCATTGTGGGTGACGCGCAGAGGAATTTCGCCAGCTGCCAGCTGATCCAGCAGGACATGGCAGTCCTGCTCCCTCGCATGGATAAATTCGATTTCCGGCGCAATGTTCTTTGCGCGGCCCAGTGCATCGGCGGCGAGGGCTTTTTCAAAATTGGCATAGCGGTTGGGCGTGTCGTGGAAGCGGGCGATGGTTTCGTGGAGGGTGGAGGCCGGATAATCCTCCAGCTGGTTCTGGAATTTGCCCAGTGTCTCGGCCACGGTGCGGAAGTCGGTTTCGCTGCCGACCTGCTGCAAACAGATGGTATCTTCTACAAAGTCGTAGGCACGCCATGCGCCGCCGTCTGCATCCAGATAGCAAGTCGACCCCGACAAAGTTGGGATGACGTTCAGCGTTTCCCGTGCTGGGTCGCCGCCCTCGGCAAGAATTTTCGCCCGCAGATGCCGGGTCACGCCGCAGACATTCTCCATCAGGCCCACCGGGTTAGTAAAGGTATCTGTGTTGATGCGCTGCAAAATAAAGCGTTTGGAATGATCTTCCCGCCAGACCACAAAGGTGTCGTTGATATGCCCCTCACCATAGTGGTGAGCATCGCAGAGCACAGGCCCGCCAAAATCAAAGGCATTTGCAGCAGACTGGAGCAAAGAAAGGGTAACGGATTTCATCATAAATTCCTCGTTTTCGTTATACTTCATGCCGTTTTGTCGGGGCGGGGCGTTTTCCCTGCCGCGTCTGACGGCGGTATTCGTTGGGGGTCATGCCCTCCGCCTTGCGGAAGCACTGGGAGAAATAGCTGGGGGAGGAAAAGCCCATCAGCTCGCTGATCTGCGCCAGACTGTAGCTGGTGTTGCCTAGCATATGCTTGCTCTCCTCAATGCGGCGGCGGTTCAGGTAAGTAATGGGGGAAATGCCGTACTCCCGCTGGAAGGTGTGGGCCAGATAGTATTTGTTCAGGTGGGCAAGCTCTGCCAGCAGGTCCAGCGAGATATCCTCGCGGTA
Above is a genomic segment from Faecalibacterium taiwanense containing:
- a CDS encoding phosphotransferase enzyme family protein → MKSVTLSLLQSAANAFDFGGPVLCDAHHYGEGHINDTFVVWREDHSKRFILQRINTDTFTNPVGLMENVCGVTRHLRAKILAEGGDPARETLNVIPTLSGSTCYLDADGGAWRAYDFVEDTICLQQVGSETDFRTVAETLGKFQNQLEDYPASTLHETIARFHDTPNRYANFEKALAADALGRAKNIAPEIEFIHAREQDCHVLLDQLAAGEIPLRVTHNDTKINNVLIDAATGKGICVIDLDTVMPGLSAYDFGDSIRTGANDCAEDEPDQSKVHFDLHLYEVFAKGYLSTAGASMSMAEKKSLAWGARLMTLECGIRFLTDYLEGDHYFHIARPDHNLDRARTQFTLVRQMEEVFDQMLEIVCPDNH